Genomic window (Fodinibius sp. Rm-B-1B1-1):
AATACCCTTATTAACGATAGTCTCAATCGTATCAGGAAAATGGTAGGCTTTTAATTTCTATTACGAACAACTTCGGGTTCTTATTTAATGTGAATGATCTGTAATCAACGGTGTGAATTGATATTATGGCACATGAACAATCTTCCGAATGGATAGCACCCAATCCTTCCCAACTGCCCGATTTTATCATCGGTGGAGCCATGAAGTCCGGTACAACTACCTTGCACTCTATACTCGACCAGCATCCCAACGTTTTTATCCCCAAAAAAGAACAACATTTTTTTGATTTTGATAACCTGCTCCAACACAGTGCCTTTAACTTTTTTGATGGGGAGGAAAACAGCTGGATTCGCAACTCCATGAGCAGATCACCACAACAACTGTGGGAAGACTACCTATCCAACTATGATGGCAAAGAATCTTCTATAAAAGGCGAAGACTCAACGACCTATTTAGCTTCATCTATTGCTGCCAAACGAATTGCGATGCAACCCAAAGATATTAAACTCATCTTCTTGCTTCGTCACCCTACTCACCGGGCCTATTCTCAATACTTTCATTTGCTGCGATCAGGACGAGCCATTTTTAGCTTTGAAGATACACTCATGTTTACTCCTGAAAAACTACTGCAGAGAAGTCTATATAACGAGCAGCTCCAATATTATTATGATCTTATTCCCCGAGAACGAATTAAAGTTGTTTTGTTTGAGGACTTAATATCCAAAACTAAAAATACCGTAGCAGAGATCTGCACATTTCTCGACCTCGACTTTCAAAAATTTGATAACAATATCCTTACCACACACTCTAACAAAACCAAGCTCCCGTCCAGCATAACACTGCAGATATATTATAACCGCCTGTTCCGAAAAACAGCTAATTTACGTCACGTAGATTCACTACCGGAATCACCTTCACCAAAAGAAAAAAGACGTATTTTTTTCTTACGACTTATAAAAAAGGCCCATCGCATGATCAATCCACTGCAAGACAAAGAAAAACCTCCTATCAAGAAATCTACTCAACAATTTCTCGATCAATTTTTCCAACGCAGATTATCAGGCATCAATAATCTTGTGGGAAAAGAAATCTTGTCAACCTGGTTTTCTGACACGAACGATACATCGAAAAATAGTTAACCTTTAGAAAAAGGAACAATTATGAAAGCAATCCATATTCAAAATCCCGGCAGAAACTCTTCTCTTGTCATCGATGAAGCTCCTACACCTAAACCGGCATCCAATGACATCCTTGTAAAAGTTAAAGCCACTGCTCTGAACCGCGCCGATCTTCTGCAGCGTAGTGGTAACTACCCCGTCCCTGAAGGCGCTTCTGAAATATTGGGATTGGAGATGTCGGGAGTGGTAGAACAAGTGGGGGCTGAAGTGACCAAGTGGCAGTCCGGCGATAGGGTATTTGGATTGCTGGCCGGTGGCGGATATGCCGAATATTGTACCATCCACAAAGACATGGCGATGGAAATACCTGAAAGCCTGTCCTTTGAAGAAGCAGCTGCCATTCCTGAAACGTTTTTGACTGCTTTTCAGACATTGGATTGGCTGGGCGAATTGCAGGAAAAGGAAACGGTTCTTATTCATGCTGCGGGTAGCGGCGTAGGGACTTCCGCTATTCAGCTGGCGCACCATTTATATGATGCCAAAATCATCGGTACAGCCGGCAAACAACATAAACTAAATACGGCTCAAAAACTGGGAGCCAATTTTGCTTATAACTATAAAGAGCAAAATTACGCTGAAGAAATCATTAATGACATTGGTACTGACTCAGTTAACCTAATTGTGGATTTCATCGGCAAACCCTATTGGCACAAAAATATGGAAATACTGGCGATGGACGGACGCGTGGTATACCTCTCATTTTTAGGCGGACACAAGGTGGAAGAGATTAGCCTCGTCCCTATTCTTAGAAAGCGTCTTTCTATTATGGGATCAACACTTCGAAATCGGTCCGAAGCATATAAAAAGAAACTCACACAAGACTTTGCATCACAAACGCTTACTCTTTTTGAAGATGGTAAACTACAGCCCGTCATCGATTCTACTTTTGATTGGTCGGATACCGAAAAAGCCCACCAGCACATGCAAAACAATAAAAACACCGGCAAAATTGTGTTAACTGGGATGTAATTTTATGGGTAGCCACAGATCTGCACAGATATTAAACTGATCTGTTTGAATCTGTGAAAATCTGTGGCCTCGTCATTTGTCAAAAATAAACCGTTTAAACTCTGGTTTGTCACCAAAGTTCATTAGCAACCCTAACTCGATATTTGTTGCTTTTAAATAGTTAATCAATTGAGCTTTATGTTCAGGTAATAACTTAGAAACAGCCTTTAGTTCAACGATTACTTTATTCTCTATTAACAAATCAGCTTGATAATGCCCTACAACTCTATCTCTAAATTGAACCTGAATAGCTTGTTGAGTAGAAACATCTAACTCCAAATCATTTTCCAAAACAATTTGCATCGCCCTTTCATATACAGATTCAAGAAATCCCTTACCCAACTCATTATACACTTCATAATATCCCTTAATAATTTTTCGAGTTAACTTGTGGTATTTATACGTATTCATCAGTCTAATATCAGTGTTTATCTGTGGCTAACTATAAGTAAGACCGATATTGTGCCTCACCCTTACAAAATTGAGTGAGAATTTCTATCACCAGACCGTTATCTTTGGAGCGAATTATTTTTAGAACCGAATCGATTTTAATTTCATGGCGCAACCGACGTTTAGTACGCATGTGGGGATGGTGGACATCCTGCCCGACGAAGTAGGAAAATGGCAAGCACTTGAACGCATCATCCACGAAGAAGCAAAAAAGTTTAACTTCGAGGAGATCCGCACGCCTATCATGGAGCAAACCGAACTTATCGCTCGCGGCGTGGGTCAGTTGACTGATATCGTCTCCAAAGAGATGTTTGCCTTTGAACGTGGTGAGGATCAATACGTACTACGTCCCGAATGCACTGCACCAGTAGCACGCGCCTTTGTCGAGCATCACTTAGAACAACGCGGCGGCACACAAAATCTCTACTATATCGGACCGATGTTTCGTGCGGAAAAACCCCAAAAAGGACGCCAGCGCCAATTCCACCAGTTTGGAGCCGAAATAATCGGCGCCGACGATCCCGCTGCCGACGTCGATATTATTGCGCTGATGATGGCTATTTATGATCGTGTCGGCATCAGTAATACTACGCTAAAAATTAACTCGGTCGGTGATCCAGAAAGTCGAAAAGCTTACACAGAAGCACTCAAAGATTACTTTCGTCCCAACCTTTCGGAATTGAGCGAAGTATCCCAAAGACGATTCGAAAACAATCCGCTGCGAATCCTCGATTCTAAAGAAGAGGAAGATCAACCTTTTATTGAAAACGCTCCGGTTATTACGGATTTCCTGACGGAAGAAACGACCGAACATTATGCTCGTGTTAAAGAACTATTGGAAGAATTAGATATTACGTATGAAGAAGATCCGCATTTGGTACGCGGACTCGATTACTACACACGCACGGCTTTTGAGCTCATCAGTCCCGATTTAGGAGCTCAAGATGCACTCGGTGGCGGCGGACGTTACGATCTACTGATCGAAGAAATTGGCGGCCAACATACGCCCGCTGTGGGATTTGCAGCCGGTATTGAACGCCTGTTTATTGCCTGCGAAGAATTAGGCATTGATTTAGTCGAAGAAGAAATGCTTGACGTCTATATCGTTACACTCGGTGAAGAAGCTCGTAAATGGGGGATCAACCATCTACCTAAATTACGTGAGGCTGGTCTTTCTGCCTCTATGGATTATATCGGCCGCTCTATTAAAGCCCAAATGAAAGATGCCGACCGTGAAAATGCACGTCACGTTATCATCGTGGGCGGCAATGAACTGGCCGAAGGAAAGTTTACACTCCGTAATATGAAGGCCAGCGAAGAAGACAGCTATAGCTTTGAGGAGATCATGAATAAGTTGACCAACTGATAATCACCATGTCCTATGAAAACTAAAACCTATTATCTCATAGGAATTCTGGTATTCATTATTGCTCTTATTGGATACCATTTTGTTGCTGCAAATCAGGCCGAACAGCAGATAACCAAAGCCCTGCAGGAATATGATGAGCAGGAAGAAACGATCTCAATAAATTATTCCGATATAACCATTACCCCGTTCTCGGCTGATATCACCATTGAGGACCTGGCCATTATTTTCGGCAATCATATTGAACGGGGCAAAAAACTTATATTAGACCTTGGTTATTGGGATTTCCTTAATA
Coding sequences:
- a CDS encoding sulfotransferase, translating into MAHEQSSEWIAPNPSQLPDFIIGGAMKSGTTTLHSILDQHPNVFIPKKEQHFFDFDNLLQHSAFNFFDGEENSWIRNSMSRSPQQLWEDYLSNYDGKESSIKGEDSTTYLASSIAAKRIAMQPKDIKLIFLLRHPTHRAYSQYFHLLRSGRAIFSFEDTLMFTPEKLLQRSLYNEQLQYYYDLIPRERIKVVLFEDLISKTKNTVAEICTFLDLDFQKFDNNILTTHSNKTKLPSSITLQIYYNRLFRKTANLRHVDSLPESPSPKEKRRIFFLRLIKKAHRMINPLQDKEKPPIKKSTQQFLDQFFQRRLSGINNLVGKEILSTWFSDTNDTSKNS
- a CDS encoding NAD(P)H-quinone oxidoreductase encodes the protein MKAIHIQNPGRNSSLVIDEAPTPKPASNDILVKVKATALNRADLLQRSGNYPVPEGASEILGLEMSGVVEQVGAEVTKWQSGDRVFGLLAGGGYAEYCTIHKDMAMEIPESLSFEEAAAIPETFLTAFQTLDWLGELQEKETVLIHAAGSGVGTSAIQLAHHLYDAKIIGTAGKQHKLNTAQKLGANFAYNYKEQNYAEEIINDIGTDSVNLIVDFIGKPYWHKNMEILAMDGRVVYLSFLGGHKVEEISLVPILRKRLSIMGSTLRNRSEAYKKKLTQDFASQTLTLFEDGKLQPVIDSTFDWSDTEKAHQHMQNNKNTGKIVLTGM
- the hisS gene encoding histidine--tRNA ligase — its product is MAQPTFSTHVGMVDILPDEVGKWQALERIIHEEAKKFNFEEIRTPIMEQTELIARGVGQLTDIVSKEMFAFERGEDQYVLRPECTAPVARAFVEHHLEQRGGTQNLYYIGPMFRAEKPQKGRQRQFHQFGAEIIGADDPAADVDIIALMMAIYDRVGISNTTLKINSVGDPESRKAYTEALKDYFRPNLSELSEVSQRRFENNPLRILDSKEEEDQPFIENAPVITDFLTEETTEHYARVKELLEELDITYEEDPHLVRGLDYYTRTAFELISPDLGAQDALGGGGRYDLLIEEIGGQHTPAVGFAAGIERLFIACEELGIDLVEEEMLDVYIVTLGEEARKWGINHLPKLREAGLSASMDYIGRSIKAQMKDADRENARHVIIVGGNELAEGKFTLRNMKASEEDSYSFEEIMNKLTN
- a CDS encoding GxxExxY protein encodes the protein MNTYKYHKLTRKIIKGYYEVYNELGKGFLESVYERAMQIVLENDLELDVSTQQAIQVQFRDRVVGHYQADLLIENKVIVELKAVSKLLPEHKAQLINYLKATNIELGLLMNFGDKPEFKRFIFDK